One window of the Eucalyptus grandis isolate ANBG69807.140 chromosome 6, ASM1654582v1, whole genome shotgun sequence genome contains the following:
- the LOC120294415 gene encoding LOW QUALITY PROTEIN: uncharacterized protein LOC120294415 (The sequence of the model RefSeq protein was modified relative to this genomic sequence to represent the inferred CDS: inserted 1 base in 1 codon) — MKTVTATLRASKRINPYDPMGNSNLGVSLTQGSNTSINILAMVFRWLYEKKTNGEGVASARLSTTASLAASLPRQRENIFHTRCTIKEKVCSVIIDGGGCTNVASTILVEKLKLPTMKHPQPYKLQWLNQGNELKVTKRVLISFSIGKNYEDEVVCDVIPMEASHLLLGRPWQFDINAMHDEFADVFPEDLPLGLPPIRGVEHQIDLIPGAPLPNKPAYRCNPEDTKELHRQVDELILKGYVRESMSPCSVPALLVPKKDGTYRIIVFLGYVVSKDGISVDQTKVEAMKTWPVPKSISDVRSFHGLVSFYRRFVKNFSTVMAPITECLKNRAFEWTKAAQNAFDIIKXKLCESPILALCGVGIGAVLVQAQKPLAYFSEKLSDSKRNYSTYDKEFYAIVRALDHWSHYLRPKQFVLHSDHEALKFISGQRKLNSRHAKWLEFLQSFSFVSKYKPGHTNVVADALSRRYHGFLFKGNQLCVPKSSFRELLIREAHGGGLAGHFGINKTLEVLQDHFYWPKMSGDVHAIISRCATCQRSKSHFHQGLYTPLLVPFQPWEDVSMDFIVALPRTQRGKDAIMVVVDRFSKMAHFVPCHKTKDASHIAELYFKEIIHIHGVPKTIVSDRDSKFLSHFWTTLWRMLGTRLLFNTACHPQTDGQTEVTNRTLTTLLRGMVSKSLKDWDLKLVHAEFAYNRSPSYTTGRSPFEVVYGINPLTPIDLIPIPLVWLHLRKERFPFRRKNKLMPRADSPFKVIQRLGDNAYKIDLPGDLSPYLED; from the exons GTTTTTCGGTGGCTGTAcgagaagaagacaaatgggGAGGGCGTGGCTTCCGCTCGGTTGAGCACCACGGCTTCCCTGGCTGCATCACTTCCACGC caaagggagaatatatttcacacgcGTTGCACTATTAAGGAAAAGGTGTGTTCGGTGATCATTGATGGTGGGGgctgcaccaatgttgcttcgacaaTTCTTGTCGAGAAGTTGAAGCTTCCAACAATgaaacatcctcaaccatacaagctccaatggctcaatcaagggaatgaactcaaggtaaccaaacgtgttcttaTATCATTTTCGATTGGGAAGAACTATGAAGATGAG GTTGTATGCgatgtgattcctatggaggcatcccacttgttattgggtagaccgtggcaatttgatataaatgctatgcatgatg aatttgcagatgtgTTTCCGGAGGATTTGCCACTAggattacctcccataagaggtgttgagcatcaaattgatttgatccccgGTGCTCCGctaccaaacaagccagctTATCGATGCAATCCGGAGGATACAAAGGAGTTGCATAGACAAGTCGATGAACTTATCCTCAAAGGATACGTTCGAGAAAGCATGAGTCCTTGTTCTGTTCCGGCTCTACTTGTacctaagaaggatggtacatatcgaat cattgtgtttcttggttatgtggtttccaaagatggaatctctgttgatcaaaccaaggtggaagctatgaagacttggccGGTTCCGAAGTCCATTTCTGATGTAAGAAGctttcatggacttgtttctttctatcgacgttttgtcaaaaactttagTACCGTCATGGCTCCTATAACTGAATGCCTGAAGAATcgtgcttttgaatggacaaaggctgctcaaaacgcttttgacataatca caaaactttgtgagtcccctattcttgcactttgtggagttggtattggtgctgttctagtgcaagcacaaaaaccattggcatatttcaGCGAGAAATTATCTGATTCCAAGAGGAATTATtcaacttatgacaaagagttctatgccattgttcgagctcttgatcattggagtcattatttgaggccaaagCAATTTGTCCTTCATTCTGATCATGAGGCGCTTAAGTTTATTAGTGGCCAACGCAAACTTAAttcgagacatgcaaaatggctagaatttcttcaatccttttcttttgtctcaaaatataaaccggggcacactaatgttgtagcagatgctttatcgagaagatat catgggtttctttttaaaggaaatcaattatgtgTGCCGAAGAGTTCTTTTCGCGAATTGTTGATTCGAGAAGCGCATGGTGGAGGATTGGCTGgtcattttggtattaacaaaactcttgaggttcttcaagatcatttctattggccaaagatgagtggagatgtgcatgctatcatctcaaggtgtgcaacttgtcaaagatcaaaaagccatttccatcaaggtttgtatACTCCACTTCTGGTACCATTCCAGCCCTGGGAAgatgttagcatggatttcatcgtggctctaccaagaactcaaagaggaaaagatgctatcATGGTGGTCGTCGATCGGTTctctaaaatggctcatttcgtgccatgtcacaagaccaaggatgcatctcatattgctgaattatatttcaaagagattatccacattcatggagtaccaaagaccattgtgtcggatcgtgattccaagttcttaagcCACTTTTGGACGACTCTATGGAGAATGCTTGGTACAAGACTCTTATTCAACACAGCTTGTCATCCCCAAACAGATGGCCAAACGGAGGTAACAAATCGTACTCTAACCACTCTTCTTCGTGGTATGGTGAGTAAATCATTGAAAGATTGGGATTTAAAGCTTGTgcatgctgaatttgcttacaatcgatcaccaagttatactactggtcgatcgccatttgaagttgtgtatggaattaatcctctcacacccattgatttgattccaattcc TCTTGTGtggcttcacttgaggaaggagagatttccatttcgtcgaaagaacaagctcatgcctagagctGACAGTCCATTTAAAGTTATTCAGCGACTTGgtgacaatgcttacaagattgaccttccaGGAGACCTCTCTCCTTACTTGGAGGAT